In Streptomyces canus, one DNA window encodes the following:
- a CDS encoding HlyD family efflux transporter periplasmic adaptor subunit, whose product MQFRQQALAKLQSPEELDLPVRFARPQGWLVMSVTVVVMAAASVWAVTGSVASTVSAPAILTHGQGSYILQSPVAGQVTQVIAKEGTQLPANSPVLKVRTSEGDTVVRTVAAGRLTALAATIGQIISTGANVAAVEKVSHASDPMYATVYVPAENAASIPEDAAVDLTVSSVPSQEYGVLRGHVKSVDRSAQSAQQIAAFLGDSQLGEQFTKDGRPVAVLVRLDKSRSTKSGYRWSSAEGPPFALTSMTVASGSIRLADQRPVDWLLP is encoded by the coding sequence GTGCAGTTCCGCCAACAGGCCCTCGCCAAGCTCCAGTCACCGGAGGAGCTCGACCTTCCGGTGCGCTTCGCCCGTCCGCAGGGCTGGCTGGTGATGTCGGTGACGGTGGTCGTGATGGCCGCCGCCTCCGTGTGGGCGGTGACCGGTTCGGTGGCCTCCACGGTGAGCGCGCCCGCCATCCTCACGCACGGGCAGGGCAGTTACATCCTGCAGAGCCCGGTCGCGGGGCAGGTCACGCAGGTGATCGCCAAGGAGGGCACCCAGCTGCCGGCCAACTCCCCCGTACTGAAGGTCCGTACGTCCGAGGGCGACACCGTCGTCCGCACGGTCGCCGCGGGTCGGCTCACCGCGCTGGCGGCCACCATCGGGCAGATCATCTCGACCGGCGCTAACGTCGCCGCCGTGGAGAAGGTCTCCCACGCCTCCGATCCGATGTACGCCACCGTCTATGTGCCCGCCGAGAACGCGGCCTCCATTCCCGAGGACGCCGCCGTGGATCTGACCGTCTCCTCGGTGCCCAGCCAGGAGTACGGCGTGCTGCGCGGTCATGTGAAGTCGGTGGACCGCTCGGCCCAGTCGGCGCAGCAGATCGCCGCGTTCCTCGGGGACAGCCAGCTCGGCGAGCAGTTCACCAAGGACGGCCGGCCGGTCGCCGTACTCGTGAGGCTGGACAAGTCCAGGAGCACGAAGAGCGGTTACCGGTGGTCCTCCGCCGAGGGCCCGCCGTTCGCCCTCACCTCCATGACCGTGGCCTCGGGTTCGATCCGGCTGGCCGATCAGCGTCCCGTCGATTGGCTGCTGCCGTGA
- a CDS encoding ABC transporter ATP-binding protein produces MTTPTSPRAPHGLLGPAPARCLVLCLVSTAATGAGLLLPAALGRTLDLLLAQAPATCWVLYCAALVLLIALLDAAETVLGGAIDARTTAWLRRRLTGHVLAVGPRATARFGPGDLVARLVGNAAQAGTAPTARAALLAALAGPVGAVVALGLVSPWLAAVYLAGAPVLALLLRAFARDTRECVTRYQEVQGRIAQALSEAVGGHRTIRAAGTEDRETARILRPLPELSEAGHRMWQVQGRASGQSVAVAPLLQLGVVAVAGVLLARHRVTVGEVLAASRYAVLATGVGALVGQLAGLARARAAAGRLDEVLAASPLGHGERRLPPGPGRLELRGVTALRGARAVLDGVDLVVPGGTTLAVVGRSGAGKSLLAAVAGRLAEPDAGEVLLDGVPLRELTHDELRRSIGYAFERPALLGGTVEEEIGLALGSPSPARVREAARTAHADDFVRRLPDGYDTLVADAPRSGGESQRLGLARAFAHGGRLLILDDALSSLDTVTEARIAEALVNGGAGGTRLLVAHRTATAARADAVAWLDGGRVRAVGPHEELWRAAEYRAVFGSGPERTDGWDGGPS; encoded by the coding sequence CTTCTGGGTCCGGCCCCCGCCCGCTGTCTGGTCCTGTGCCTGGTGAGCACGGCCGCCACCGGCGCCGGACTGCTGCTGCCGGCCGCCCTCGGCCGCACCCTGGACCTGCTCCTGGCGCAGGCACCGGCGACCTGCTGGGTGCTGTACTGCGCCGCACTGGTCCTCCTCATCGCCCTGCTCGACGCGGCGGAGACCGTGCTCGGCGGCGCCATCGACGCCCGCACCACCGCCTGGCTGCGCCGCCGCCTCACCGGACACGTCCTGGCCGTCGGCCCCCGCGCCACCGCCCGCTTCGGTCCCGGTGACCTCGTCGCCCGCCTCGTCGGCAACGCCGCTCAGGCCGGCACGGCACCGACGGCCCGCGCGGCACTGCTCGCCGCGCTCGCCGGACCGGTCGGCGCCGTGGTGGCCCTCGGCCTCGTCTCGCCCTGGCTCGCGGCCGTGTACCTGGCCGGAGCGCCGGTCCTCGCCCTGCTGCTGCGCGCCTTCGCCCGTGACACCCGGGAATGCGTGACGCGCTACCAGGAGGTGCAGGGCCGGATCGCGCAAGCGCTCTCGGAGGCCGTCGGCGGACACCGCACCATCCGGGCCGCGGGCACGGAGGACCGGGAGACGGCCCGCATCCTGCGCCCGCTGCCCGAGCTGTCGGAGGCCGGTCACCGCATGTGGCAGGTGCAGGGCCGGGCCTCGGGCCAGTCCGTCGCCGTGGCCCCGCTGCTCCAGCTCGGTGTCGTCGCCGTGGCCGGAGTGCTGCTCGCCCGGCACCGGGTCACGGTGGGCGAGGTCCTCGCCGCCTCCCGGTACGCGGTCCTCGCCACGGGGGTCGGCGCCCTGGTGGGACAGCTCGCCGGCCTGGCCAGGGCCCGGGCAGCGGCGGGACGTCTGGACGAGGTCCTCGCGGCGTCCCCCCTCGGACACGGCGAACGCCGGCTGCCGCCCGGTCCGGGGCGGCTGGAACTGCGCGGCGTCACCGCCCTGCGCGGCGCACGTGCCGTGCTCGACGGGGTCGACCTCGTCGTACCGGGCGGGACGACGCTCGCGGTGGTGGGCCGGTCGGGGGCGGGCAAGTCACTGCTCGCCGCGGTCGCCGGCCGGCTCGCCGAACCGGACGCCGGGGAGGTCCTGCTCGACGGGGTGCCGCTGCGCGAGCTCACCCACGACGAACTGCGCCGTTCCATCGGGTACGCCTTCGAACGCCCCGCTCTGCTCGGCGGCACCGTCGAGGAGGAGATCGGTCTCGCCCTCGGGTCCCCCTCCCCCGCCCGTGTCCGGGAGGCCGCCCGCACGGCCCACGCGGACGACTTCGTGCGCCGGCTGCCCGACGGTTACGACACTCTCGTCGCCGACGCCCCACGCTCCGGCGGGGAGTCCCAACGGCTCGGTCTCGCTCGGGCGTTCGCGCACGGCGGCCGCCTGCTCATCCTCGACGACGCCCTCTCCAGCCTCGACACGGTGACGGAGGCCCGCATCGCCGAGGCCCTGGTGAACGGCGGTGCGGGCGGCACCCGCCTGCTCGTCGCCCACCGCACCGCCACGGCGGCCCGCGCGGATGCGGTGGCCTGGCTGGACGGGGGGCGAGTGCGGGCGGTGGGGCCGCACGAGGAGCTGTGGCGGGCGGCGGAGTACCGCGCGGTGTTCGGGAGCGGGCCGGAGCGGACGGACGGCTGGGACGGGGGGCCGTCATGA
- a CDS encoding SpoIIE family protein phosphatase codes for MVGVSDGHRSAQAPASARTRVGRPLLSLALASMMDEVHAHSGAVYLVAADEPVLEMAVMAGLPRAFAAPWERVGLSAPIPVAEAVRERRLVWVGGEHEMARRFPRIAVVLPYPFALAAVPVATSAKVYGAVFVTWPGSHPPDLSDREREHLIAACGRLAVRLERAVEDNLSPHAEPDLLGGAQVGSPAATLGTVEAARMVARLPYGLCSLDLHGRISFANAAAAELIGVPVSQLLGSQLWAAVPWLNDPVYEDRYRAALLSQHSTSFVALRPPGDWLSFRLYPSTTGLSVRVSRARAVTEMNRSGPQPGDSPPRLVTISQLLSLAGALTEAVGVQDVVQLVADEIAPAVGSQALVVLGSRAGRLRVLGHRGYADAQVVERFDGLPLSEPTPGTHALTTGVPAFFDSREQLERLYPRRHATPDGFEAWAYLPLIASGRPVGTCVLAYTERHPFPADERAVLTSLGGLIAQALERAVLYDAKHQLAHGLQAALLPHSLPSLPGIDAAARYLPATQGMDIGGDFYDLVPVDALAAAVIGDVQGHNVTAAGLMGQIRTAVRAYTTVGQTPAEVMRSTNRLLIDLGAELFASCLYLRLDPRRGRAVMARAGHPPPLLRRPDGRVRVLDLAGGPLLGIDGSAVYPTTEVDLAPGSVLALYTDGLIESPGVDIEDALADLGRQLAEAGDRPLDELADELVRRSAAARERIDDVALLLLRAGD; via the coding sequence GTGGTCGGCGTGTCCGACGGGCATAGGTCCGCCCAGGCACCGGCGAGCGCACGGACCCGGGTGGGACGGCCACTGCTCTCCCTCGCGCTGGCGTCGATGATGGACGAGGTGCACGCCCACTCCGGCGCGGTGTATCTCGTGGCCGCCGACGAACCCGTGCTGGAGATGGCGGTGATGGCCGGCCTGCCGCGGGCGTTCGCGGCGCCCTGGGAGCGGGTGGGGCTGAGCGCGCCGATCCCGGTCGCGGAGGCGGTACGGGAGCGGCGGCTGGTGTGGGTGGGCGGCGAGCACGAGATGGCGCGCCGCTTTCCGCGGATCGCCGTGGTGCTGCCGTATCCCTTCGCGCTGGCCGCGGTGCCGGTGGCGACCTCGGCGAAGGTGTACGGCGCCGTCTTCGTGACCTGGCCCGGTTCGCACCCGCCGGACCTGTCCGACCGGGAGCGGGAACATCTGATCGCGGCCTGCGGACGGCTCGCGGTGCGGCTGGAGCGGGCGGTGGAGGACAACCTGTCGCCGCACGCCGAACCGGATCTGCTGGGCGGGGCCCAGGTCGGCAGCCCGGCCGCGACGCTGGGCACGGTGGAGGCGGCGCGGATGGTGGCGAGGCTGCCGTACGGGCTGTGTTCGCTCGATCTGCACGGCCGGATCTCCTTCGCCAACGCCGCGGCGGCCGAGCTGATCGGTGTCCCGGTCTCCCAGTTGCTGGGCTCGCAGCTGTGGGCGGCGGTGCCCTGGCTCAACGACCCGGTCTACGAGGACCGTTACCGGGCCGCGCTGCTCAGCCAGCACAGCACGTCGTTCGTGGCGCTGCGGCCGCCCGGGGACTGGCTGTCGTTCCGGCTGTACCCGAGCACGACCGGGCTGAGCGTCCGGGTCAGCCGGGCCCGGGCGGTGACGGAGATGAACCGGTCCGGTCCGCAGCCCGGCGACTCGCCGCCCCGACTGGTCACGATCTCGCAGCTGCTGAGCCTGGCCGGGGCGCTGACCGAGGCGGTGGGCGTGCAGGACGTGGTGCAGCTGGTGGCGGACGAGATCGCCCCGGCGGTGGGAAGCCAGGCACTGGTCGTGCTCGGTTCACGGGCGGGGCGGCTGCGCGTGCTCGGGCATCGCGGGTATGCGGACGCGCAGGTCGTGGAGCGGTTCGACGGGCTGCCGCTGTCGGAGCCGACGCCGGGGACGCATGCCCTGACCACCGGGGTGCCGGCGTTCTTCGACTCCCGGGAGCAGTTGGAGCGCCTGTATCCGAGGCGGCACGCCACCCCCGACGGGTTCGAGGCCTGGGCCTATCTGCCGCTGATCGCCTCCGGGCGCCCGGTGGGCACCTGTGTGCTGGCCTACACCGAACGGCACCCCTTCCCCGCGGACGAGCGGGCGGTGCTGACGAGTCTCGGCGGGCTGATCGCGCAGGCCCTGGAGCGGGCCGTGCTGTACGACGCCAAGCACCAGTTGGCGCACGGCCTGCAGGCGGCCCTGCTGCCGCACAGCCTGCCGTCGCTGCCCGGCATCGACGCGGCGGCCCGCTATCTGCCGGCCACGCAGGGCATGGACATCGGCGGCGACTTCTACGACCTGGTGCCGGTGGACGCGCTGGCGGCGGCGGTGATCGGGGACGTGCAGGGACACAACGTGACGGCGGCCGGCCTGATGGGGCAGATCCGGACGGCGGTACGGGCGTACACGACCGTCGGCCAGACACCGGCGGAGGTCATGCGCTCGACGAACCGGCTCCTGATCGACCTCGGCGCCGAGCTGTTCGCCAGCTGCCTGTATCTGCGGCTCGATCCGCGACGGGGGCGGGCCGTCATGGCCCGGGCCGGGCATCCGCCCCCGCTGCTCCGACGGCCGGACGGCCGGGTGCGGGTGCTGGACCTGGCCGGGGGCCCGCTGCTGGGCATCGACGGCTCGGCCGTCTACCCGACGACGGAGGTGGACCTCGCGCCCGGTTCCGTCCTCGCCCTCTACACCGACGGTCTGATCGAGTCCCCCGGTGTCGACATCGAGGACGCGCTCGCCGATCTGGGACGGCAGCTCGCCGAGGCCGGTGACCGTCCGCTCGACGAGCTGGCCGACGAACTGGTCCGGCGCAGCGCGGCCGCACGGGAGCGGATCGACGACGTGGCGTTGCTGTTGCTGCGGGCCGGCGACTGA
- a CDS encoding NHLP family bacteriocin export ABC transporter peptidase/permease/ATPase subunit, giving the protein MSTAQDTRSRRRSAPPRRPIPKGKAKTVRTPTVLQMEAVECGAASLAMVLGHYGKHVPLEELRIACGVSRDGSRASNLLKAARSYGLTAKGMQMDTAALAEVKTPAVLFWEFNHYVVYDGMGRRFGRRGVYINDPGKGRRFVPMEDFDGSFTGVVLVMEPGEGFTRGGRKPGVLGAMPARLRGTAGTMPTAVLASLLLVLVGAATPALSRTYIDMFLIGGQTSLLGVLFASMGACVALTLALTWLQQANLLHGRIISSTLSSARFLRHLLRLPVTFFSQRSPADLVQRLQSNDQVAETLARDLAAAGVDAVVVVLYAILLYTYDPQLTYVGIGVALLNVVAMRVVIRLRATRTAKLRADSARLTNTAYTGLQLIETMKATGGEDGYFRKWAGQHATTLEEQQRLGVPSAWLGVVAPMLATFNSALILWIGGMRAIEGGISVGLLVAFQALVTRFTAPITRLNGVAGRIQDFAADVARLKDVENFKADPLYGRPGAGDSTRRLHGHVELQNITFGYNPLDKPLLTGFDLTVGPGQQVALVGGSGSGKSTVSRLISGLYTPWEGVIRIDGQRLDDIPRGALASSVSFVDQDVFLFEGSVRDNVALWDPSIPDDAVVDALRDAALYDVVMHRPGGIHSRVEQDGRNFSGGQRQRLEIARALVRRPSILVLDEVTSALDAETELVVMDNLRKRGCACVVIAHRLSTVRDSDEIVVLQHGTIVERGRHEELVARGGAYAALVKER; this is encoded by the coding sequence GTGAGCACCGCACAGGACACCCGGAGCAGGCGCCGCTCCGCCCCGCCCAGACGCCCGATCCCCAAGGGGAAGGCGAAGACGGTCCGTACGCCGACCGTCCTCCAGATGGAGGCCGTGGAATGTGGCGCCGCCTCTCTCGCGATGGTGCTCGGCCACTACGGCAAGCACGTCCCGCTGGAGGAGCTGCGCATCGCCTGCGGTGTCTCCCGGGACGGCTCGCGCGCCAGCAATCTCCTCAAGGCGGCCCGCAGTTACGGCCTGACGGCCAAGGGCATGCAGATGGACACGGCCGCACTCGCCGAGGTCAAGACGCCGGCGGTGCTGTTCTGGGAGTTCAACCACTACGTCGTCTACGACGGCATGGGCCGCCGCTTCGGCCGCCGCGGTGTCTACATCAACGACCCCGGCAAGGGCCGCCGTTTCGTCCCGATGGAGGACTTCGACGGCAGCTTCACCGGCGTCGTGCTGGTGATGGAGCCCGGCGAGGGCTTCACCAGGGGCGGCCGCAAGCCGGGTGTTCTCGGCGCGATGCCGGCCCGGCTGCGCGGCACCGCGGGCACCATGCCGACGGCGGTGCTGGCGAGCCTGCTGCTGGTGCTGGTCGGCGCGGCCACTCCCGCGCTGAGCCGCACCTACATCGACATGTTCCTGATCGGCGGGCAGACCTCGCTGCTCGGCGTGCTGTTCGCGTCGATGGGGGCCTGTGTGGCCCTCACCCTGGCCCTGACCTGGCTCCAGCAGGCGAACCTGCTGCACGGCCGCATCATCTCCTCGACGCTGTCCAGCGCCCGCTTCCTGCGCCATCTGCTGCGCCTGCCGGTGACGTTCTTCTCCCAGCGCAGCCCGGCCGACCTGGTGCAGCGCCTCCAGTCCAACGACCAGGTGGCCGAGACCCTGGCCCGTGACCTCGCTGCGGCCGGCGTCGACGCCGTGGTCGTCGTCCTCTACGCGATCCTGCTCTACACCTACGACCCCCAGCTCACCTATGTCGGCATCGGTGTGGCCCTGCTGAACGTGGTGGCCATGCGGGTCGTCATCCGCCTGCGGGCGACGCGCACGGCGAAGCTGCGCGCCGACAGCGCCCGCCTCACCAACACCGCCTACACCGGCCTGCAGTTGATCGAGACGATGAAGGCGACCGGCGGCGAGGACGGCTACTTCCGCAAGTGGGCCGGGCAGCACGCCACCACCCTGGAGGAGCAGCAGCGGCTCGGTGTGCCGAGCGCCTGGCTGGGCGTGGTCGCCCCGATGCTGGCCACCTTCAACAGCGCCCTCATCCTCTGGATCGGCGGCATGCGGGCGATCGAGGGCGGTATCTCCGTCGGTCTGCTGGTCGCCTTCCAGGCCCTGGTCACCCGCTTCACCGCGCCGATCACCCGCCTCAACGGCGTGGCCGGCCGCATCCAGGACTTCGCGGCCGACGTGGCCCGGCTGAAGGACGTGGAGAACTTCAAGGCCGACCCGCTCTACGGCCGCCCCGGCGCCGGCGACTCGACGCGCAGGCTGCACGGCCATGTCGAGCTGCAGAACATCACCTTCGGCTACAACCCGCTCGACAAGCCCCTGCTGACCGGCTTCGACCTGACCGTAGGACCCGGCCAGCAGGTGGCGCTGGTCGGCGGCTCCGGCAGCGGCAAGTCGACCGTCTCCCGGCTGATCTCGGGGCTGTACACGCCCTGGGAGGGCGTGATCCGCATCGACGGACAGCGCCTGGACGACATTCCGCGCGGCGCGCTCGCGTCCTCGGTGTCCTTCGTCGACCAGGACGTCTTCCTCTTCGAGGGTTCGGTCCGCGACAACGTGGCGCTGTGGGACCCGTCCATCCCGGACGACGCCGTGGTGGACGCACTGCGGGACGCGGCCCTGTACGACGTGGTGATGCACCGCCCGGGCGGCATCCACAGCAGGGTCGAGCAGGACGGCCGCAACTTCTCCGGCGGGCAGCGCCAACGTCTTGAGATCGCGCGGGCGTTGGTGCGCCGGCCCAGCATCCTGGTCCTCGACGAGGTGACCAGCGCGCTGGACGCGGAGACCGAGCTGGTCGTCATGGACAACCTGCGCAAGCGCGGCTGCGCCTGTGTGGTGATCGCGCACCGGCTCAGCACCGTGCGCGACAGCGACGAGATCGTCGTCCTGCAACACGGCACGATCGTGGAACGCGGGCGGCACGAGGAGCTGGTGGCGCGCGGTGGCGCGTACGCGGCGCTGGTCAAGGAACGGTGA
- a CDS encoding S1 family peptidase, which translates to MSHKRIPKRKAAFAAGTVVALGAAAILLPNANASQDGSSNDAAALAPKTLKATDASDLASQLEKMLGDAFAGSYYDSDSRQLVVNVISGDKNVVVQAKKAGAKVREVDNSLTELAAGAKTLKEQATIPGTSWAVDPRTNKILVTADSTVTGDKWNTIESTVKSLGSDMATIKKSAGTFKTFVSGGDAIFGGGARCSLGFNVTAGDGSPAFLTAGHCGVAAEQWSDTQDGQPVATVDQATFPGDGDFALVKYDDPATQAPSEVNVGGGQTVAINQAADAEVGAQVFRMGSTTGLADGQVLGLDATVNYPEGTVTGLIQTDVCAEPGDSGGSLFTQDGSAIGLTSGGSGDCTVGGETFFQPVTTALQAVGATLGAGDAAGGAGAGDDQAGGGEAGAGAGAGAGAGAGAGDEAGAGGDAGAGAGEEAGAGGDASASPGEEAGAGQEVGGEQAGGDVIGGEEAGNGQQTGNGAGDAAGDAAGDAAGQTHN; encoded by the coding sequence TTGAGTCACAAGCGAATTCCGAAGCGCAAGGCCGCGTTCGCGGCAGGCACTGTGGTGGCGCTCGGAGCGGCCGCGATTCTGCTGCCCAACGCCAACGCGTCCCAGGACGGTTCGTCGAACGACGCGGCGGCCCTCGCGCCGAAGACTCTGAAGGCGACGGACGCCTCGGACCTCGCCTCGCAGTTGGAGAAGATGCTCGGCGACGCCTTCGCCGGGTCCTACTACGACTCCGACAGCCGGCAGCTCGTCGTGAACGTCATATCCGGCGACAAGAACGTCGTCGTGCAGGCGAAGAAGGCCGGTGCGAAGGTCCGCGAGGTCGACAACAGCCTCACCGAACTGGCGGCCGGCGCGAAGACCCTGAAGGAGCAGGCGACCATCCCGGGCACGTCCTGGGCGGTCGACCCGCGCACCAACAAGATTCTCGTGACCGCCGACAGCACGGTCACGGGCGACAAGTGGAACACCATCGAGTCGACCGTGAAGAGCCTCGGCTCCGACATGGCGACCATCAAGAAGTCGGCCGGCACCTTCAAGACCTTCGTCTCCGGCGGTGACGCGATCTTCGGCGGCGGTGCCCGCTGCTCGCTCGGCTTCAACGTCACCGCGGGTGACGGCAGCCCCGCCTTCCTGACCGCAGGTCACTGCGGGGTCGCGGCCGAACAGTGGTCGGACACCCAGGACGGCCAGCCGGTCGCCACCGTCGACCAGGCCACCTTCCCCGGCGACGGCGACTTCGCCCTGGTCAAGTACGACGACCCGGCGACCCAGGCACCCAGCGAGGTCAACGTCGGCGGCGGCCAGACCGTCGCGATCAACCAGGCCGCGGACGCCGAGGTCGGCGCCCAGGTCTTCCGGATGGGCTCCACCACGGGCCTCGCCGACGGCCAGGTCCTCGGACTCGACGCCACCGTCAACTACCCGGAGGGCACCGTCACCGGGCTCATCCAGACCGACGTCTGCGCCGAACCCGGCGACAGCGGCGGTTCGCTGTTCACCCAGGACGGCTCGGCGATCGGCCTGACCTCCGGCGGCAGCGGCGACTGCACCGTCGGCGGCGAGACCTTCTTCCAGCCGGTGACCACCGCCCTGCAGGCGGTCGGCGCCACGCTCGGCGCGGGTGACGCGGCCGGCGGCGCGGGCGCGGGCGACGACCAGGCCGGCGGCGGGGAGGCCGGTGCCGGTGCCGGTGCCGGTGCCGGTGCCGGTGCCGGTGCCGGTGACGAGGCGGGCGCCGGTGGCGACGCCGGGGCCGGTGCGGGCGAAGAGGCCGGTGCCGGTGGCGACGCAAGCGCGAGCCCCGGTGAGGAGGCCGGCGCCGGTCAGGAAGTCGGCGGCGAGCAGGCCGGCGGTGACGTGATCGGCGGCGAAGAGGCCGGCAACGGCCAGCAGACCGGCAACGGCGCGGGCGACGCCGCGGGCGATGCAGCGGGTGATGCCGCGGGCCAGACGCACAACTGA
- a CDS encoding ATP-binding cassette domain-containing protein, with product MTDGIHARGLRFLRARWRVLVRLGGWSVLETAQTFLTGYAPARALDEGFLAGRPGVGLAWLGVAGIGVLVGAWGTVRVYAAVAALVEPLRDVLVGRVVERGVREADTGALSGLTQQVEIARDTFAGLVMVSRSFVFTAVGAVVGLASLDPLLLLVVVPPLAAGLGLFAATLRPLARRQEEYLVADEALAEGLGRVCPGLRDITAAGAEDRVAAGTGRLVDTEQRAAYSLARWSVLRVVSLALGGQLPIVLLLACAPWLLTRGVTTGALVGALAYVTQSLLPALRNLVHGLGTSGSRLVVVLRRLVREPAAEPGAEESVRRTGSHDANPLPTHACTPGPNGGRHPLAHDPAVTAGATPESDAGTEESAERTGSHDANPLPTHACTPGPNGGRHPLAHDPAVTAGATPESDAGTEESAERTGSHDANPLPTHACTPGPNGGRHPLAHDPAVTAGATPESDARDAETDDGLTDARPADRHAEPGHRLTPRTRARAADHECDTSPTEAAAAHTPTREAAPDSDTSPTTADTPHRTAPHPTHRTPTPALSLTSVSFAYGPTATPVVDRLDLDLAPGAHLAVVGPSGIGKSTLTALIAGLLHPTGGMIRLCGHPVPSPDAAALRVLIPQEAYVHTGTLAENLGHLRPAPVPEPELLAAARAVGLTPLLEALGGSRATVDPAALSAGERQLVALTRAYLSYSPLVLLDEATCHLDPQAEERAERAFAGRPGTTLVVVAHRISSARRAGRVLLMDGPRTAYGTHEELMRDSPAYRELVGGWTAVVPKRSEPALPLGDPDRVDAVAGPGLAGDRGHVVAHGPVGQAQAPRDLRDGGPLGREG from the coding sequence GTGACCGACGGGATCCACGCACGCGGTCTCCGGTTCCTGCGGGCCCGGTGGCGGGTTCTCGTCCGGCTCGGTGGGTGGTCCGTGCTGGAGACCGCGCAGACCTTCCTCACCGGGTACGCGCCCGCCCGCGCCCTGGACGAGGGGTTTCTGGCCGGGCGGCCCGGCGTCGGACTCGCCTGGCTCGGGGTGGCCGGGATCGGGGTGCTCGTGGGCGCCTGGGGGACGGTACGGGTGTACGCCGCCGTCGCCGCGTTGGTCGAGCCGCTCCGGGACGTCCTGGTCGGGCGGGTGGTCGAGCGCGGGGTGCGGGAGGCGGACACGGGGGCGCTGTCCGGGCTGACCCAGCAGGTGGAGATCGCGCGGGACACGTTCGCCGGGCTCGTGATGGTGTCGCGTTCGTTCGTGTTCACGGCCGTCGGCGCCGTCGTCGGACTGGCTTCGCTCGACCCGCTGCTCCTCCTGGTCGTGGTGCCGCCGCTCGCCGCGGGACTGGGCCTGTTCGCGGCCACGCTGCGTCCGCTGGCCCGCCGCCAGGAGGAATACCTCGTGGCCGACGAGGCGCTGGCCGAGGGTCTCGGCAGGGTCTGCCCGGGGCTGCGGGACATCACGGCGGCCGGGGCGGAGGACCGGGTCGCCGCCGGCACGGGCCGACTTGTCGACACCGAGCAGCGAGCCGCGTACTCCCTCGCCCGCTGGTCCGTCCTGCGCGTGGTCTCCCTCGCCCTCGGCGGCCAGCTCCCGATCGTCCTCCTCCTCGCCTGCGCGCCCTGGCTCCTGACGCGGGGCGTCACCACGGGCGCCCTGGTCGGCGCCCTCGCCTACGTCACCCAGTCCCTGCTCCCCGCCCTGCGCAACCTGGTCCACGGGCTGGGAACGAGCGGCTCCCGGCTGGTGGTGGTCCTGCGGCGACTGGTCCGGGAGCCCGCCGCCGAACCGGGCGCCGAGGAGTCGGTCCGGCGGACGGGATCACACGACGCGAACCCTCTGCCCACCCACGCCTGCACCCCCGGCCCGAACGGCGGGAGGCACCCCCTGGCCCACGACCCCGCCGTCACCGCGGGCGCTACGCCGGAGTCGGACGCGGGTACCGAGGAGTCAGCCGAGCGGACGGGATCACACGACGCGAACCCTCTGCCCACCCACGCCTGCACCCCCGGCCCGAACGGCGGGAGGCACCCCCTGGCCCACGACCCCGCCGTGACCGCGGGCGCTACGCCGGAGTCGGACGCGGGTACCGAGGAGTCAGCCGAGCGGACGGGATCACACGACGCGAACCCTCTGCCCACCCACGCCTGCACCCCCGGCCCGAACGGCGGGAGGCACCCCCTGGCCCACGACCCCGCCGTGACCGCGGGCGCTACGCCGGAGTCGGACGCGCGCGACGCCGAGACCGACGACGGCCTCACCGACGCGAGGCCCGCCGACCGGCATGCCGAGCCGGGCCACCGCCTCACCCCGCGCACCCGGGCTCGGGCGGCGGACCACGAGTGCGACACCAGCCCCACCGAGGCCGCCGCCGCACACACCCCCACACGCGAGGCAGCCCCCGACTCCGACACCAGCCCCACCACAGCAGACACCCCGCACCGCACCGCACCGCACCCGACACATCGCACCCCTACCCCCGCCCTCTCCCTCACCTCCGTCTCCTTCGCCTACGGCCCCACCGCCACCCCCGTCGTCGACCGACTCGACCTCGACCTCGCACCCGGCGCCCATCTGGCCGTCGTAGGCCCCAGCGGGATCGGGAAGTCCACGCTCACGGCCCTGATCGCAGGGCTCCTGCACCCCACCGGCGGCATGATCCGGCTCTGCGGGCACCCCGTCCCCTCCCCCGACGCGGCCGCGCTGCGCGTGCTCATCCCGCAGGAGGCGTACGTCCACACCGGCACCCTCGCCGAGAATCTCGGGCATCTGCGGCCGGCCCCGGTGCCCGAGCCGGAGCTGCTCGCGGCTGCCCGGGCGGTCGGACTCACCCCGCTGCTCGAAGCCCTCGGCGGATCTCGGGCGACCGTCGACCCGGCCGCCCTCTCCGCCGGTGAGCGGCAGCTCGTCGCGCTGACCCGGGCCTATCTCTCGTACTCCCCCCTCGTTCTGCTCGACGAGGCCACCTGCCACCTCGACCCGCAGGCCGAGGAACGCGCCGAGCGGGCCTTCGCCGGCCGGCCGGGCACCACGCTGGTCGTCGTCGCCCACCGGATCAGCTCCGCCCGCCGCGCCGGGCGCGTGCTGCTGATGGACGGCCCGCGCACGGCGTACGGCACCCACGAGGAGTTGATGCGCGACTCTCCGGCGTACCGCGAACTCGTGGGCGGCTGGACGGCCGTGGTCCCGAAGCGGTCAGAGCCAGCCCTGCCCCTGGGAGATCCGGATCGCGTCGATGCGGTTGCGGGCCCCGGTCTTGCGGGTGATCGCGGCCATGTAGTTGCGCACGGTCCCGTGGGACAGGCACAGGCTCCCCGCGATCTCCGCGATGGAGGCCCCCTCGGCCGCGAGGGATAA